From the Peptococcus niger genome, the window GCCCAACGATGGACGTGATCCGCCCTGTTTCAATGCTGAGCCGCGGGATGCTTAAAATGCCCCTATACTGCACGTCATAAATTTCAAACATGGCCCTCACCTCTCCCTCCAGTATACACCTTTGCCAATCCTGCTGACCACCGTCACCCAGCGGTTATTTTGCCAAAATAAAAAGGCACGCCACAAAAGTGACGCACCTTTTCCGGTGTTGTTTGTAAGTGTCTTAACCCGACGATAAGGTCTTACTGATTGCCATCCGGCTGGTGACGGCCGGTAATGCGGTCCTTAAAGGTGTCAATAAAGACAGCAATCGCATTGTCGCCACTGACGTTGCAGGCGGTCCCGAAGGAATCCTGGGTCAGGTAGAGGGCAATCATCAAGCTGGCCAAAGCGCCTTCCACCGGAATGCCAATCATCGGCAGGAAGGAAAGGGCACTCATAATGGCGCCGCCCGGTGCACCCGGTGCAGCAATCATGACAACGCCTAAGGTCAAGACAAAGGGAATCATCAGCCCCATGCTGTGGGGCATATTGCTCATCATCAACACGCCTGTAGCGCAGCTGGTGATGGTAATGGTCGAACCGGCCAAATGAATGGTGGCGCAAAGGGGTACGACAAAATCACGAATCCCTTTGGTGACCCCATTTTTCTCGGCACATTGCAGGTTAACCGGAATGGTCACTGCAGAGGACTGGGTCCCAACGGCTGTCAAATAACCTGGAATCTGATTTTTCATCAAGCGCAAGGGGCTTTTGCCGCTGACTGTCCCGGCAACGGAGAACAGGAAGGTCAAGTAAAGGAAATGCAGGATCAAGATGACCACGTAGACCTTCCAGAAAACCTTCAAGACACTCCAGACTTCGCCGGTATAGCTCATTTTGGCAAAAGTCAGACCGATGTAGATAGGCAAAATGGGAATGATGGTCTTGGCCAAGACCAGGTAAACGATTTCCTGCAGGCCGACAAAAATATCTTTCAGCAAATCGCCGACAGACTTAGTATCGTCTCTCATGCGCAGGGTAACAATCCCAATCCCTAGAATAAAGGCCAGGACAATGGCCGTTGTTACGCTAAAAATCGGATCTAGTGTAAATTCCAAATAGGGCTCAATTTCAGTTGCCGAGCTTTCCGTGAAATTTTTGATAATATCAGAGGTGATAAAATGAGGAAAAATGGCTGAGTCAACGGCATAAGCCAGGGTACCGGCAACAAGGGTTGAGCAGTAGGCCAGTAAAACGGTAAAGCCTAAGAGGCGACCGGCTCCACCGGCGGCCAGTTGAGCAATCCCGGCGGTAACAAAAGAAATGATGAGCAGCGGAATGATAAAGCCCAAGTACTGCGCAAAAATATTTGCCACCGTCGTAAATACGCGAATGACTGGCTCATTGACAAAGCTCCCGACGATCAAACCGAGGACAATCCCCAGTAAGAGCCGTGGGACCAAGCCAAATTTTGTTTTTTTCTGTTCGGACAAAGATAATACCTCCCTTATTCATAAACGCTATTTTTACAGACAAGCACCATAAAAATAGTATCTAACTATGCATGTATTTGCAAGTACAATTTGTCTTTTCTCGAAAACTTATTGTCCCCCGCTGACGTTCCCCCTCGACCCCATCAGGCGAACGTGTTACGATGGTGCCAGAGTAGGTCACAACTTTACTATAGCGAATAGTCATCTTACCAGGAGTGATACCATGAACGATATTTTAGTGGTTGTAGATATGCAAAACGATTTCATCACCGGCAGCCTTGGCACCGCCGAAGGGCAAGCCATCGTTGACCGGGTGGCGGACCGGATCCGCCAGCACCAGGGGAATATTTTTGTCACCCGGGATACCCACGCGGATGACTACATGACCCGCCAGGAAGGCCATCATTTGCCGGTCCCCCATTGCGAAGCCGGTACCGAGGGCTGGCAGCTGGTCCCCGCCGTTGCCGATGCCCTGGCCGGCCGGCAAGTCACCTATTTTGACAAGCCAACCTTCGGCTCACCTGAACTGGCCATGGCCCTGAAGGCCTTAGACGATGAAAAGCGCTTAACCGCCATCACCCTCGTTGGCGTCTGTACAGACATCTGCGTCATTTCCAATGCGCTCTTGATCAAGGCCTTCCTCCCGGAAGTGCCCATCTATGTCGATGCCTCCGCCTGTGCCGGCGTTTCACCGGAAAGCCATGAGCGGGCACTGGAAGCCATGGCGGTATGCCAGGTGAACATCAGCCATGCGTAAAACCATTGTTCACCCCCTCGCGCCCTGGATATGGCATGATTCGGAAGTCCTGATTTTAGGCACCCTGCCCTCACCTGAATCACGGCGGCGGGGTCTTTATTACGGTCACCCGCAAAACCGCTTTTGGCCAACCCTGGCAAGGCTTTTTAAGGAACCCCAGCCCTTGCATGCCGATGCCTGCCGTGAATTTGCCAAGCGTCATAAAATTGCCCTCTGGGATGTCTTTGCCCAAGCGGATATTGACGGCGCTGACGACAGCAGCATTCGCCATGCAGAGCTGAACAATATCCCTGCTAAAATCAAGGGCACCGCCATCGGTCACATCTTTTGCACTGGGCAAAAGGCCTGGCAAACCTACCAGGCCAACTGGGCCGATACAATCGACCTGCCGGCAAGCTTGTTGCCCTCTCCCAGCCCGGCCAACCGCGCCCACTGGCCGGATGCCGCCTTGCCGGACGCCTACACCGTCATCAAAGACGCCTTGCACACCCCGGCCCCTTTCCCGGGCGGCCGCAATTTATTTGACCTGTCCCCCCTAGACGCTGACCAAGCGGAGCAAGTTGAAGTCCTGCAGGAAGACGCCGGCTGGCGGATTGAACGCATTGTCAGCCGTGGCCATTGCTCACCTGAAGGTTTTCTTTACGATCAAGCCGATTGCGAATGGGTTGCCGTCTTAGATGGCCGGGCCATTTTAGCCGATGACACCGGCCGCCGCATGGTTCTCAATACCGGCGATCACGCCCTTTTGCCGCCCCACCGGCGCCACAGCGTCATCGACACCACCGACCCCTGCATTTGGCTCGCCTGCTTCCGCAAATCTGCCGAAGCATAACTCCGACAAGCGACCACCTCCACTTCCCCAGCGTGGCATCCTCCGGCAATTACCTCCACTGTCACGCCAATAAATCCGACCGGCAGGGGAGCATCCTTAGGCCCTTGACCCAATTATGCTCCCATCCTATACTGTCTTTAAAGATAAGGTCCGAATAAAGGAGTGTGCCTGTCGAATGAAAACATTTAATATGCGTCCCGAAATTTATTTTAACCGCGGGTCATTAGCCCTGCTGAGCCATTGCCAAGACGAACGTGCTGTCATCGTAAGCGATGCAACCATGGCCCAATTTGGCTATGTGGATAAAATCAAAGCTTACCTGGACCAAGCCCATTCAACTGCTGAAGTTTGGACAGGGGCCAAGCCCAACCCGGATGTGGCTGTGGTTACCGATTGTTTGGCCACCTTACAACGGATCAGCCCCAGCCTATTGATCGCCCTGGGCGGTGGCTCCGTCATCGACACTGCCAAAGCCGCCCTATATATGTGGCGCGCCTTGTGCGACCAGCAGGGCACAAGCTTCCAGCGGCCGACCTTCGTCGCCGTTCCCTCCACCAGCGGTACCGGCTCAGAAGTCACCTCATTTTCCGTGATTACCGATGCAGACGGCAAAAAGACCACCTTAATCGACGCCATGATGGCACCGGATATGGCCATCTTAGACCCGACCTGTACCAATGCCATCCCCTATAAGGTTACCGTGGACACCGGACTGGACGTCCTCACCCACGCATTTGAAGCCTACGTCTCCGTCAACGCCACAGATTTTTCAGACGCCATGGCAGAAAAAGCCGTTCAGGTCGTTTTTGACTGCCTGCCCCAATTAAAAGAAAATCTGGACGACGACACCGCCAGAGAACGGATGCACAATGCCTCTTGCCTAGCCGGCGCTGCATTTGAAAATGCCGGCCTGGGCATTAACCACAGTTTGGCCCACGCCCTAGGTGGATATTGGCACCTGCCCCATGGCCGCGCCAATGCCCTTTTAATTGAAGGCGTCATCCAGTATAACGCCGACCTCAACGGCAGTGCCCAAAACCGAGCCACAGACAAATACGCCCACCTGGCAAAAATCCTGGACCTGCCGGCCCGCACCGCCCGTGAAGGCGTAGTCAACCTCATTGCCGCCGTCACCAACCTCAAGCAGTCCCTCGACGTCCCCTTGGGCATTGCCGGCACTGACATTCCCTGGGATGACTATGAATCCGCCCTGGAAACCCTCGTCACCCAAGCCCTCGCCGACCGCTGCACCCCCACCAACCCACGCACCCCAAGCCCCGAAGACCTGCGCAACATTTTAATTCGCGCCTTCTAAAAGCAAGCATTAGCAGGCAATACAGGAGCGAAACTATCCCAGCAAAAACAGCGTCCCCTAAGGCAAAACCTACCTTGCCTTAGGGGACGCTGTCTATGAGTACCAACTTCCTGTCCAGCCTTCATTCCTTCCATAGATATAAAATCTATGTGGTTTCCCCAAACCA encodes:
- a CDS encoding dicarboxylate/amino acid:cation symporter yields the protein MSEQKKTKFGLVPRLLLGIVLGLIVGSFVNEPVIRVFTTVANIFAQYLGFIIPLLIISFVTAGIAQLAAGGAGRLLGFTVLLAYCSTLVAGTLAYAVDSAIFPHFITSDIIKNFTESSATEIEPYLEFTLDPIFSVTTAIVLAFILGIGIVTLRMRDDTKSVGDLLKDIFVGLQEIVYLVLAKTIIPILPIYIGLTFAKMSYTGEVWSVLKVFWKVYVVILILHFLYLTFLFSVAGTVSGKSPLRLMKNQIPGYLTAVGTQSSAVTIPVNLQCAEKNGVTKGIRDFVVPLCATIHLAGSTITITSCATGVLMMSNMPHSMGLMIPFVLTLGVVMIAAPGAPGGAIMSALSFLPMIGIPVEGALASLMIALYLTQDSFGTACNVSGDNAIAVFIDTFKDRITGRHQPDGNQ
- a CDS encoding cysteine hydrolase family protein, whose protein sequence is MNDILVVVDMQNDFITGSLGTAEGQAIVDRVADRIRQHQGNIFVTRDTHADDYMTRQEGHHLPVPHCEAGTEGWQLVPAVADALAGRQVTYFDKPTFGSPELAMALKALDDEKRLTAITLVGVCTDICVISNALLIKAFLPEVPIYVDASACAGVSPESHERALEAMAVCQVNISHA
- a CDS encoding DNA-deoxyinosine glycosylase, which encodes MRKTIVHPLAPWIWHDSEVLILGTLPSPESRRRGLYYGHPQNRFWPTLARLFKEPQPLHADACREFAKRHKIALWDVFAQADIDGADDSSIRHAELNNIPAKIKGTAIGHIFCTGQKAWQTYQANWADTIDLPASLLPSPSPANRAHWPDAALPDAYTVIKDALHTPAPFPGGRNLFDLSPLDADQAEQVEVLQEDAGWRIERIVSRGHCSPEGFLYDQADCEWVAVLDGRAILADDTGRRMVLNTGDHALLPPHRRHSVIDTTDPCIWLACFRKSAEA
- a CDS encoding 1-propanol dehydrogenase PduQ codes for the protein MKTFNMRPEIYFNRGSLALLSHCQDERAVIVSDATMAQFGYVDKIKAYLDQAHSTAEVWTGAKPNPDVAVVTDCLATLQRISPSLLIALGGGSVIDTAKAALYMWRALCDQQGTSFQRPTFVAVPSTSGTGSEVTSFSVITDADGKKTTLIDAMMAPDMAILDPTCTNAIPYKVTVDTGLDVLTHAFEAYVSVNATDFSDAMAEKAVQVVFDCLPQLKENLDDDTARERMHNASCLAGAAFENAGLGINHSLAHALGGYWHLPHGRANALLIEGVIQYNADLNGSAQNRATDKYAHLAKILDLPARTAREGVVNLIAAVTNLKQSLDVPLGIAGTDIPWDDYESALETLVTQALADRCTPTNPRTPSPEDLRNILIRAF